A window from Mya arenaria isolate MELC-2E11 chromosome 9, ASM2691426v1 encodes these proteins:
- the LOC128203071 gene encoding phosphatidylinositol 4,5-bisphosphate 3-kinase catalytic subunit alpha isoform-like isoform X2, translated as MPPSSGELWGHHLMPQQVAVDCLLPNGLLIPLRCNRDSTIEKVKADLWLEARRQPLFHKLGEQVQYIFVGITQDAELEEFYDETRRLCDLKLFQPILKVIEPKGNREEKMLNYELGMAIGIPMNEFNEMKELEVMTFRRNILTVCQNAVEDRRRNGKHSLALYTYPPDVENSAKLPSHLEEKLQTDNKNFLMCVWVVQSDKSRNKFTLRIPHTAKPNDVIAETIRWRSRKMGRSKEETDRCIDGYSHTYVLKVCGCDLFLFEGYPISQYKYIRECLETKKIPQLMLLTKENVYATIKDTPFHMPSYVQRGIQALNDVQNKTTISMFEVHTNFKMKVHCATYVNVKDVGGKIYVKVGLYHGTEPLCESKLTKESDFNNPRWNEWLEFLYLSDIPRSAKICFSICSVSKRKNKKIHYALAWGNLQLFDFNTHMLSDKVSLQLWPMPHGLDELLNPLGIPGSNPDKDQPTLEIEFETFSPTLSSPPDTQLEDLAKFATNRDNRQSSLALQADDWRHEEEQLLDIIGKDPLSEILEQEKALLWKRRDYCLHQPNSLPKLLSAIKWNDRENVAQLYMLLKQWPTVSPEVALHLLDCSFTDLRVRQFAVHCLEIGISDDKLQRYLLQFIQALKFEPYLDNPLTRFLLKRSLMNQRIGQQFFWHLKSELHHTAMRTRYGLILEAFCRGCGSFMKTLLKQVEALDKLTKLTNVLKASGSNDKTELMKGLHEQLQQPDYQEALTSLASPLNNSHRLGNLCYEVCEVKMSKKKPLWMVWENNDPLADLWIKQYTILFKNGDDLRQDMLTLQLISVMDSIWKTAGLDLRMTPYLCLASGQDVGLIEGVRNSATIMKIQEKGGAKATLQLGSKALHNWIRLHNLERYDEAIDMFTRSCVGYCIATFVLGIGDRHSENIMCIEDGRVFHIDFGHFLNHKKKKFGINRERVPFVLTEDFVYVIARGRDQPQKSEEFKEFQQLCLQAYKELRKQADLIINLLTMMLSCGIPELQSLDDISYVRKTLAVESTEEEAELYFRQQFEAAYKGQWTTKVDWIFHHLKN; from the exons ATGCCACCAAGTTCAGGTGAACTATGGGGTCACCACTTGATGCCACAGCAGGTGGCTGTGGACTGTCTACTGCCAAATGGTCTTCTCATACCTCTCAG ATGTAACAGGGACTCTACCATAGAGAAAGTGAAGGCAGATTTGTGGCTTGAGGCGCGACGCCAGCCGCTATTTCACAAATTAGGTGAACAAGTGCAGTATATATTTGTGGGCATAACTCAGGATGCTGAGCTGGAGGAATTTTACGATGAGACTCGAAGACTTTGTGATTTGAAGCTGTTCCAGCCAATACTAAAAGTGATTGAACCGAAGGGAAACAGGGAAGAGAAAATGCTGAATTATGAATTAG GTATGGCCATCGGTATACCAATGAATGAGTTTAATGAGATGAAAGAGCTTGAAGTGATGACATTTAGACGCAATATTCTCACTGTGTGTCAAAACGCTGTTGAAGATCGGCGGCGAAACGGGAAACACAGCCTCGCATTATACACATACCCTCCTGATGTGGAGAACTCTGCGAAACTGCCCTCACACCTGGAGGAGAAATTACAAACTGACA acAAGAACTTCCTGATGTGTGTATGGGTTGTCCAGTCAGACAAATCCAGGAACAAATTTACACTGAGAATCCCCCACACTGCAAAGCCTAATGATGTCATAGCAGAAACTATTCGGTGGCGGAGTAGGAAAATGGGTCGCTCAAAAGAGGAGACAGACCGTTGTATAGACGGCTATTCTCATACCTACGTCCTGAAAGTCTGTGGTTGTGACCTGTTTCTGTTTGAAGGTTATCCTATCAGTCAATACAAG taTATCCGAGAGTGCTTGGAAACTAAGAAGATTCCCCAACTGATGTTGCTGACCAAGGAGAATGTTTACGCTACAATCAAGGATACACCGTTCCATATGCCATCTTATGTTCAGAGAG GTATCCAGGCCTTGAATGATGTTCAGAACAAGACTACCATATCAATGTTCGAGGTACACACCAACTTCAAGATGAAGGTACACTGTGCTACCTATGTCAACGTGAAGGATGTTGGGGGAAAG ATCTATGTAAAAGTTGGTTTGTACCATGGCACAGAGCCACTGTGTGAAAGCAAACTGACAAAGGAGTCAGACTTTAACAATCCCCGATGGAACGAGTGGCTGGAGTTCCTCTACCTGTCTGACATCCCGCGGTCTGCAAAGATCTGCTTCTCCATATGTTCCGTGTCCAAGCGGAAAAACaaaaag ATCCACTATGCACTGGCGTGGGGCAACCTCCAGCTGTTTGACTTCAACACACACATGCTCAGTGACAAAGTCAGTCTTCAGTTGTGGCCGATGCCCCACGGGCTGGACGAACTCCTCAACCCCCTGGGGATCCCGGGCTCCAATCCCGATAAGGACCAACCTACCCTGGAGATTGAGTTTGAGACCTTCAGTCCGACATTATCATCTCCACCTGACACTCAGCTGGAAGATCTGGCCAAGTTTGCTACAAACAGAGATAACAGACAGTCTTCATTAGCACTG CAGGCAGATGACTGGAGACATGAGGAGGAACAGTTACTGGATATTATAGGGAAAGATCCTCTCTCAGAAATCCTGGAGCAGGAAAAGGCTCTACTCTGGAAAAGAAG GGATTACTGTCTACACCAGCCCAACTCGCTACCAAAGCTACTCAGTGCAATCAAGTGGAACGACAGGGAAAATGTGGCTCAG TTGTACATGTTGCTGAAGCAGTGGCCGACTGTGTCCCCGGAGGTTGCCCTCCACCTGTTAGATTGTTCTTTCACTGACCTACGGGTACGCCAGTTTGCCGTTCACTGTTTGGAGATCGGCATCTCGGACGACAAACTTCAAAGATACCTCCTACAGTTCATTCAG GCTCTCAAATTTGAGCCGTACCTGGACAATCCACTGACGCGGTTCCTGCTGAAGCGATCACTCATGAACCAACGAATAGGACAGCAGTTCTTTTGGCATCTaaa ATCAGAATTGCACCACACAGCCATGCGAACGCGATATGGTCTGATTCTGGAGGCGTTCTGCCGAGGGTGTGGCTCATTCATGAAGACCCTGCTCAAACAGGTGGAGGCCCTGGACAAGCTCACAAAACTCACCAATGTCCTCAAGGCCTCCGGAAGCAAT GACAAGACAGAGTTGATGAAAGGACTCCATGAGCAGTTACAGCAGCCTGACTACCAGGAGGCATTGACCTCGCTTGCCTCGCCTCTCAATAACAGTCACAGGCTCGGTAATCTCTG CTATGAGGTATGTGAGGTAAAGATGTCCAAGAAGAAGCCACTATGGATGGTATGGGAAAACAATGACCCGCTTGCCGACCTCTGGATCAAACAGTACACCATCCTCTTCAAGAACGGGGATG ACCTGCGACAGGACATGCTCACATTACAGCTTATTAGTGTAATGGACTCCATTTGGAAAACAGCAGGCCTAGATCTCAG GATGACGCCATACCTGTGCCTGGCCAGTGGTCAGGATGTGGGACTCATAGAGGGAGTGCGCAACTCAGCTACAATCATGAAGATCCAGGAAAAAGGTGGGGCCAAAGCCACTTTACAGCTTGGCTCCAAGGCCTTGCATAATTGGATCAGGCTTCACAACCTTGAAAG GTACGATGAAGCCATTGATATGTTCACTCGGTCCTGTGTCGGTTATTGTATAGCGACGTTTGTGTTGGGGATCGGGGACCGACATTCAGAAAACATCATGTGTATTGAGGATGGCAGG GTGTTCCACATAGACTTTGGGCATTTCCTGAACCATAAGAAGAAGAAGTTTGGGATCAATCGGGAGCGAGTGCCATTCGTCCTCACAGAAGATTTCGTGTATGTGATCGCACGGGGGCGGGACCAGCCACAGAAATCAGAAGAATTCAAAGA ATTCCAGCAGCTCTGTTTGCAAGCCTACAAAGAGCTCCGAAAACAAGCAGACCTCATAATAAACCTCTTGACAATGATGTTATCTTGTGGAATCCCTGAACTACAATCGCTGGACGATATAAGTTATGTGCGGAAGACACTTGCGGTTGAGTCAACGGAGGAGGAAGCTGAGTTATATTTCCGACAGCAGTTTGAGGCTGCATACAAGGGACAATGGACTACAAAAGTGGATTGGATTTTTCATCATCTGAAGAATTAG
- the LOC128203071 gene encoding phosphatidylinositol 4,5-bisphosphate 3-kinase catalytic subunit alpha isoform-like isoform X1, which yields MPPSSGELWGHHLMPQQVAVDCLLPNGLLIPLRCNRDSTIEKVKADLWLEARRQPLFHKLGEQVQYIFVGITQDAELEEFYDETRRLCDLKLFQPILKVIEPKGNREEKMLNYELGMAIGIPMNEFNEMKELEVMTFRRNILTVCQNAVEDRRRNGKHSLALYTYPPDVENSAKLPSHLEEKLQTDSKTSDKNFLMCVWVVQSDKSRNKFTLRIPHTAKPNDVIAETIRWRSRKMGRSKEETDRCIDGYSHTYVLKVCGCDLFLFEGYPISQYKYIRECLETKKIPQLMLLTKENVYATIKDTPFHMPSYVQRGIQALNDVQNKTTISMFEVHTNFKMKVHCATYVNVKDVGGKIYVKVGLYHGTEPLCESKLTKESDFNNPRWNEWLEFLYLSDIPRSAKICFSICSVSKRKNKKIHYALAWGNLQLFDFNTHMLSDKVSLQLWPMPHGLDELLNPLGIPGSNPDKDQPTLEIEFETFSPTLSSPPDTQLEDLAKFATNRDNRQSSLALQADDWRHEEEQLLDIIGKDPLSEILEQEKALLWKRRDYCLHQPNSLPKLLSAIKWNDRENVAQLYMLLKQWPTVSPEVALHLLDCSFTDLRVRQFAVHCLEIGISDDKLQRYLLQFIQALKFEPYLDNPLTRFLLKRSLMNQRIGQQFFWHLKSELHHTAMRTRYGLILEAFCRGCGSFMKTLLKQVEALDKLTKLTNVLKASGSNDKTELMKGLHEQLQQPDYQEALTSLASPLNNSHRLGNLCYEVCEVKMSKKKPLWMVWENNDPLADLWIKQYTILFKNGDDLRQDMLTLQLISVMDSIWKTAGLDLRMTPYLCLASGQDVGLIEGVRNSATIMKIQEKGGAKATLQLGSKALHNWIRLHNLERYDEAIDMFTRSCVGYCIATFVLGIGDRHSENIMCIEDGRVFHIDFGHFLNHKKKKFGINRERVPFVLTEDFVYVIARGRDQPQKSEEFKEFQQLCLQAYKELRKQADLIINLLTMMLSCGIPELQSLDDISYVRKTLAVESTEEEAELYFRQQFEAAYKGQWTTKVDWIFHHLKN from the exons ATGCCACCAAGTTCAGGTGAACTATGGGGTCACCACTTGATGCCACAGCAGGTGGCTGTGGACTGTCTACTGCCAAATGGTCTTCTCATACCTCTCAG ATGTAACAGGGACTCTACCATAGAGAAAGTGAAGGCAGATTTGTGGCTTGAGGCGCGACGCCAGCCGCTATTTCACAAATTAGGTGAACAAGTGCAGTATATATTTGTGGGCATAACTCAGGATGCTGAGCTGGAGGAATTTTACGATGAGACTCGAAGACTTTGTGATTTGAAGCTGTTCCAGCCAATACTAAAAGTGATTGAACCGAAGGGAAACAGGGAAGAGAAAATGCTGAATTATGAATTAG GTATGGCCATCGGTATACCAATGAATGAGTTTAATGAGATGAAAGAGCTTGAAGTGATGACATTTAGACGCAATATTCTCACTGTGTGTCAAAACGCTGTTGAAGATCGGCGGCGAAACGGGAAACACAGCCTCGCATTATACACATACCCTCCTGATGTGGAGAACTCTGCGAAACTGCCCTCACACCTGGAGGAGAAATTACAAACTGACAGTAAGACTTCAG acAAGAACTTCCTGATGTGTGTATGGGTTGTCCAGTCAGACAAATCCAGGAACAAATTTACACTGAGAATCCCCCACACTGCAAAGCCTAATGATGTCATAGCAGAAACTATTCGGTGGCGGAGTAGGAAAATGGGTCGCTCAAAAGAGGAGACAGACCGTTGTATAGACGGCTATTCTCATACCTACGTCCTGAAAGTCTGTGGTTGTGACCTGTTTCTGTTTGAAGGTTATCCTATCAGTCAATACAAG taTATCCGAGAGTGCTTGGAAACTAAGAAGATTCCCCAACTGATGTTGCTGACCAAGGAGAATGTTTACGCTACAATCAAGGATACACCGTTCCATATGCCATCTTATGTTCAGAGAG GTATCCAGGCCTTGAATGATGTTCAGAACAAGACTACCATATCAATGTTCGAGGTACACACCAACTTCAAGATGAAGGTACACTGTGCTACCTATGTCAACGTGAAGGATGTTGGGGGAAAG ATCTATGTAAAAGTTGGTTTGTACCATGGCACAGAGCCACTGTGTGAAAGCAAACTGACAAAGGAGTCAGACTTTAACAATCCCCGATGGAACGAGTGGCTGGAGTTCCTCTACCTGTCTGACATCCCGCGGTCTGCAAAGATCTGCTTCTCCATATGTTCCGTGTCCAAGCGGAAAAACaaaaag ATCCACTATGCACTGGCGTGGGGCAACCTCCAGCTGTTTGACTTCAACACACACATGCTCAGTGACAAAGTCAGTCTTCAGTTGTGGCCGATGCCCCACGGGCTGGACGAACTCCTCAACCCCCTGGGGATCCCGGGCTCCAATCCCGATAAGGACCAACCTACCCTGGAGATTGAGTTTGAGACCTTCAGTCCGACATTATCATCTCCACCTGACACTCAGCTGGAAGATCTGGCCAAGTTTGCTACAAACAGAGATAACAGACAGTCTTCATTAGCACTG CAGGCAGATGACTGGAGACATGAGGAGGAACAGTTACTGGATATTATAGGGAAAGATCCTCTCTCAGAAATCCTGGAGCAGGAAAAGGCTCTACTCTGGAAAAGAAG GGATTACTGTCTACACCAGCCCAACTCGCTACCAAAGCTACTCAGTGCAATCAAGTGGAACGACAGGGAAAATGTGGCTCAG TTGTACATGTTGCTGAAGCAGTGGCCGACTGTGTCCCCGGAGGTTGCCCTCCACCTGTTAGATTGTTCTTTCACTGACCTACGGGTACGCCAGTTTGCCGTTCACTGTTTGGAGATCGGCATCTCGGACGACAAACTTCAAAGATACCTCCTACAGTTCATTCAG GCTCTCAAATTTGAGCCGTACCTGGACAATCCACTGACGCGGTTCCTGCTGAAGCGATCACTCATGAACCAACGAATAGGACAGCAGTTCTTTTGGCATCTaaa ATCAGAATTGCACCACACAGCCATGCGAACGCGATATGGTCTGATTCTGGAGGCGTTCTGCCGAGGGTGTGGCTCATTCATGAAGACCCTGCTCAAACAGGTGGAGGCCCTGGACAAGCTCACAAAACTCACCAATGTCCTCAAGGCCTCCGGAAGCAAT GACAAGACAGAGTTGATGAAAGGACTCCATGAGCAGTTACAGCAGCCTGACTACCAGGAGGCATTGACCTCGCTTGCCTCGCCTCTCAATAACAGTCACAGGCTCGGTAATCTCTG CTATGAGGTATGTGAGGTAAAGATGTCCAAGAAGAAGCCACTATGGATGGTATGGGAAAACAATGACCCGCTTGCCGACCTCTGGATCAAACAGTACACCATCCTCTTCAAGAACGGGGATG ACCTGCGACAGGACATGCTCACATTACAGCTTATTAGTGTAATGGACTCCATTTGGAAAACAGCAGGCCTAGATCTCAG GATGACGCCATACCTGTGCCTGGCCAGTGGTCAGGATGTGGGACTCATAGAGGGAGTGCGCAACTCAGCTACAATCATGAAGATCCAGGAAAAAGGTGGGGCCAAAGCCACTTTACAGCTTGGCTCCAAGGCCTTGCATAATTGGATCAGGCTTCACAACCTTGAAAG GTACGATGAAGCCATTGATATGTTCACTCGGTCCTGTGTCGGTTATTGTATAGCGACGTTTGTGTTGGGGATCGGGGACCGACATTCAGAAAACATCATGTGTATTGAGGATGGCAGG GTGTTCCACATAGACTTTGGGCATTTCCTGAACCATAAGAAGAAGAAGTTTGGGATCAATCGGGAGCGAGTGCCATTCGTCCTCACAGAAGATTTCGTGTATGTGATCGCACGGGGGCGGGACCAGCCACAGAAATCAGAAGAATTCAAAGA ATTCCAGCAGCTCTGTTTGCAAGCCTACAAAGAGCTCCGAAAACAAGCAGACCTCATAATAAACCTCTTGACAATGATGTTATCTTGTGGAATCCCTGAACTACAATCGCTGGACGATATAAGTTATGTGCGGAAGACACTTGCGGTTGAGTCAACGGAGGAGGAAGCTGAGTTATATTTCCGACAGCAGTTTGAGGCTGCATACAAGGGACAATGGACTACAAAAGTGGATTGGATTTTTCATCATCTGAAGAATTAG
- the LOC128203510 gene encoding zinc finger protein 844-like: MVQRQDSRHLKLSQQDRRTLAWTQTPSRRQILPAYPNSAVYADKRMTTCKSCGRCFADADDLNKHVALNHTGSKPAMCHICGQRFGSERHLASHFRLHKEPRLQEFNYLRRRQNRDPTSETQTSSDTTVGSFNRIPKAMKGYASDPSFDFQSFGTHQTFRPSEEKNSKLKLLSEMFEDPETPRVKTRDENVKFRDDGVKPNIEKLPKLSSNIGSLVSKTTRLPFGNASVKTASRLSLPKFDAGGISVIDSVMGPSQVIKTNKKSHFVEDAEEEFIKHRMEEVSLAGRTPTPKSFRSISGIEQYKKPTYLNNNEFWDNESHVTGKQTVRSPVSGYDPYVREDAITKSWQGKSVRSFPR, encoded by the exons ATGGTGCAGCGTCAGGATTCCCGCCACCTCAAGCTGTCCCAACAAGACAGACGGACGCTCGCGTGGACACAAACTCCCAGTAGGCGACAAATCCTTCCCGCCTACCCAAACTCTGCTGTGTATGCAGACAAGCGCATGACAACTTGTAAATCATGCGGAAGATGTTTCGCAGACGCTGACGACTTGAACAAGCACGTGGCGCTCAATCATACTG GTTCTAAACCCGCCATGTGTCACATCTGTGGACAGAGGTTCGGCAGTGAACGTCATTTGGCCTCCCACTTCCGATTGCATAAGGAACCCCGGCTTCAAGAGTTCAACTATCTCCGCCGACGGCAAAATCGAGACCCAACGAGCGAAACACAGACGTCATCAGATACAACGGTCGGTAGTTTTAATCGGATACCCAAAGCTATGAAGGGCTACGCGTCCGATCCGTCCTTTGATTTCCAGTCGTTTGGCACACATCAGACATTTCGTCCGAGTGAGGAGAAGAATTCTAAATTGAAATTGCTTAGTGAAATGTTCGAAGATCCTGAAACGCCTAGAGTTAAAACAAGAGacgaaaatgttaaatttagagaCGATGGTGTTAAACCGAACATTGAAAAGCTACCAAAGTTGTCTTCTAATATCGGTTCTTTAGTGAGCAAAACCACTCGACTGCCATTTGGCAACGCAAGCGTGAAAACAGCGTCTAGATTAAGCCTACCGAAGTTTGATGCAGGGGGTATCTCTGTGATAGACTCCGTAATGGGACCATCACAagtcataaaaacaaataagaaatcTCATTTCGTTGAAGATGCAGAAGAAGAGTTTATTAAGCATAGGATGGAGGAAGTCTCACTTGCTGGTAGAACGCCAACTCCGAAGTCTTTCCGATCTATTTCTGGAATCGAACAGTATAAAAAGCCGacatatttgaataacaatGAATTCTGGGACAACGAAAGTCACGTGACCGGAAAACAGACTGTTCGTTCCCCGGTTTCCGGTTATGATCCGTATGTTCGTGAAGACGCGATTACCAAAAGCTGGCAAGGAAAGTCTGTGCGGTCCTTCCCAAGATGA